A genomic window from Myotis daubentonii chromosome 4, mMyoDau2.1, whole genome shotgun sequence includes:
- the DNASE1L2 gene encoding LOW QUALITY PROTEIN: deoxyribonuclease-1-like 2 (The sequence of the model RefSeq protein was modified relative to this genomic sequence to represent the inferred CDS: deleted 2 bases in 1 codon) encodes MGRPRALLAALWALGAAGAAALRIGAFNIQSFGDSKVLDSDCASVIAQILAGYDITLVQEVRDPDLSAVSVLMEQINSVSRHQYSYVSSEPLGRDQYKEMYLFVYRKDAVSVVDTYQYPDPEDTFSREPFVVKFSAPSSGEAPPLLQAPPLPRAPPTPDLPPPTAAKELVLVPLHAAPHHAVAEIDALYDVYLDIIDKWGTDDMLFLGDFNADCSYVKEQDWAAIRLRSSEVFKWLIPDSADTTVGNSDCAYDRIVVCGAHLRRSLKPQSATVHNFQEVFGLDQTQALAISDHFPVEVTLKSH; translated from the exons ATGGGACGGCCCCGGGCCCTACTGGCTGCGCTCTGGGCCCTGGGGGCTGCCGGGGCAGCAGCGCTGCGCATTGGAGCCTTCAATATCCAGAGTTTTGGTGACAGCAAAGTGTTGGACTCAGACTGTGCCAGCGTCATCGCACAA ATCCTGGCTGGCTATGACATCACGCTCGTGCAGGAGGTGCGAGACCCGGACCTGAGCGCAGTGTCCGTGCTCATGGAGCAGATCAACAG CGTGTCTAGGCACCAGTACAGCTACGTGAGCAGTGAGCCCCTGGGGCGGGATCAGTACAAGGAAATGTACCTGTTCGTTTACAG GAAGGACGCGGTGTCGGTGGTAGACACGTACCAGTACCCGGACCCGGAGGACACCTTTAGTCGTGAACCTTTCGTGGTCAAATTTTCAGCCCCCAGCTCCGGTGAGGCCCCGCCCCtactgcaggccccgccccttccgcgggccccacccacccctgac CTACCCCCTCCAACAGCTGCCAAGGAGCTTGTGCTGGTCCCGCTGCATGCTGCGCCCCACCACGCAGTGGCGGAGATCGATGCTCTCTACGATGTGTACCTGGACATTATCGACAAGTGGGGCACCGAC GACATGCTGTTCCTGGGCGACTTCAACGCGGACTGCAGCTACGTGAAGGAGCAGGACTGGGCGGCTATCCGCCTGCGCAGCAGCGAAGTGTTCAAGTGGCTCATCCCGGACAGCGCTGACACTACAGTGGGCAACTCGGACTGCGCCTACGACCGCATTGTTGTCTGTGGTGCTCACCTGCGCAGGAGCCTGAAGCCCCAGTCGGCCACAGTGCACAACTTCCAGGAGGTGTTTGGCCTGGACCAGACTCAG gccctCGCCATCAGTGACCATTTTCCTGTGGAGGTGACCCTTAAGTCCCACTGA
- the E4F1 gene encoding transcription factor E4F1 isoform X1 produces MEGAMAVRVTAAHTAEARAEARREAGEGGVEAASSAALAPGGFLGLPAPFSEEDEDDVHRCGRCQAEFTALEDFVQHKLQKVCQRAPPEALPATPAAAALLGQEVVPAVASPEEPITLAHIVVEAAALTPDISHTPDIDSGHIKEVIVAAEVDPGDNEMAEASGSPDPQGPGLAGQGEQAQLKLLVNEDGRYVCALCHKTFKTGSILKAHMVTHSSRKDHECKLCGASFRTKGSLIRHHRRHTDERPYKCAKCGKSFRESGALTRHLKSLTPCTEKIRFTMSKDVVVGKEDAHAGSGASAVGTVTSSSVIGEPMETSPVIHLVTDAKGTVIHEVHVQMQELPLGMKALTPEPPAPKELPCSSEDSRENLLHQAMQNSGIVLERVTAEEGPLEPVPPAASSAQPLGDGPPELPLLEVEQVETQVAHEASVVSRTHLCPQCSETFPTAATLEAHKRSHAGPKLFTCVQCGKAFPKAYLLKKHQEVHVHERRFRCGDCGKLYKTIAHVRGHRRVHSDERPYPCPECGKRYKTKNAQQVHFRTHLEEKPHVCPYCSRGFREKGSLVRHVRHHTGEKPFKCYKCGRGFAEHGTLNRHLRTKGGCLLEVEELLVSEESPTGAATVLDEDPHTVLVEFSSVVADTQEYIIEATTDDTETSEATEIIEGTQTEVDSHIMKVVQQIVHQASAGHQIIVQNVTMDQEAELGPEAAAADTITIATPESLTEQVAMTLASAISEGTVLTARAGANGTEQATVTMVSSEDIEILEHAGELVIASPEGQLEVQTVIV; encoded by the exons ATGGAGGGCGCAATGGCAGTGCGGGTGACGGCCGCTCATACGGCAGAAGCCCGGGCCGAAGCCAGGAGGGAAGCGGGCGAGGGCGGGGTCGAGGCGGCATCGTCGGCGGCCTTAGCTCCTGGCGGCTTCCTCGGCCTCCCGGCGCCCTTTAGCGAGGAAG ATGAGGATGATGTGCACAGATGCGGCCGCTGCCAGGCGGAGTTTACTGCTCTGGAGGACTTTGTTCAGCACAAGCTCCAGAAGGTCTGCCAGCGGGCTCCCCCGGAGGCCCTGCCTGCCACCCCTGCGGCTGCTGCGCTGCTGGGCCAGGAG GTGGTCCCGGCCGTGGCAAGCCCGGAGGAGCCCATCACCTTGGCCCACATTGTTGTGGAGGCAGCTGCTCTGACACCAGACATCAGCCACACACCTGATATTG ACAGTGGACACATCAAAGAGGTCATTGTGGCTGCTGAGGTGGATCCAGGCGACAACGAGATGGCAGAGGCCTCAGGCAGCCCCGATCCTCAGGGGCCCGGGCTGGCCGGGCAGGGTGAACAGGCCCAGCTCAAGCTGCTAGTGAACGAGGATGGCCGCTACGTGTGTGCATTGTGTCACAAGACCTTCAAGACG GGTAGCATCCTCAAGGCCCACATGGTCACCCACAGCAGTCGTAAGGACCACGAGTGCAAGCTATGTGGGGCCTCCTTCCGGACCAAGGGTTCCCTCATCCGGCACCACCGGCGGCACACAG ATGAGCGTCCCTATAAATGTGCCAAGTGTGGAAAGAGCTTCCGGGAGTCAGGTGCACTGACCCGGCACCTCAAGTCTCTCACCCCGTGCACTGAAAAAATCCGATTCACCATGAGCAAGGATGTGGTTGTTGGCAAAGAGGACGCGCATGCAG GGTCTGGTGCCTCCGCCGTGGGGACCGTTACATCATCATCGGTGATAGGCGAGCCCATGGAGACATCACCCGTGATTCATCTGGTGACAGATGCCAAGGGCACTGTCATTCATGAAGTCCATGTCCAGATGCAAGAGCTTCCCCTGGGCATGAAAGCCCTAACCCCAGAG ccccctgcTCCCAAGGAGCTTCCCTGTTCCAGCGAGGACAGTCGGGAGAACCTGCTGCACCAGGCCATGCAGAACTCTGGCATTGTCCTTGAGCGGGTCACTGCGGAGGAGGGGCCCCTGGAACCAGTCCCTCCCGCTGCGTCCAGTGCCCAGCCCCTAGGAGACGGTCCCCCAGAACTGCCGCTGCTGGAGGTGGAGCAGGTGGAGACA CAGGTGGCCCATGAAGCCTCAGTGGTATCCAGGACCCATCTGTGCCCTCAGTGCAGTGAAACCTTCCCGACAGCTGCCACCCTAGAGGCCCACAAAAGGAGCCACGCAG GGCCGAAGCTGTTCACATGTGTGCAGTGTGGCAAGGCCTTCCCCAAGGCCTACCTGCTCAAGAAGCACCAGGAGGTCCACGTGCACGAGCGCCGCTTCCGCTGTGGGGACTGTGGGAAGCTCTACAAGACCATCGCTCACGTGCGCGGCCACCGGCGTGTCCATTCAGATGAGCGGCCCTACCCTTGTCCTGAGTGCGGCAAGCGCTACAAGACCAAG AATGCCCAGCAGGTACACTTCCGGACACACCTGGAAGAGAAGCCGCACGTGTGCCCATATTGCAGCCGAGGCTTCCGGGAGAAGGGCTCACTGGTGCGACATGTTCGCCACCACACGGGCGAGAAACCCTTCAAGTGCTACAAGTGTGGCCGTGGCTTTGCCGAGCATGGCACGCTCAACCGGCACCTGCGCACTAAAG GGGGCTGCCTGCTGGAGGTGGAGGAGCTGCTGGTGTCCGAAGAGAGCCCCACAGGAGCTGCCACTGTCCTCGATGAAGACCCGCACACTGTGTTGGTTGAATTCTCATCCGTGGTGGCTGACACCCAGGAGTACATCATTGAG GCCACCACGGATGATACAGAGACCAGTGAAGCTACAGAGATCATCGAGGGCACCCAGAcagag GTGGATAGCCATATCATGAAGGTGGTGCAGCAGATCGTACACCAGGCCAGCGCCGGGCACCAAATCATTGTGCAGAATGTGACCATGGATCAGGAGGCGGAGCTAGGTCCAGAAGCGGCTGCTGCAGACACCATTACCATTGCCACCCCGGAAAGCCTGACAGAGCAGGTGGCCATGACACTGGCTTCAGCCATCAGCGAGGGCACTGTGCTTACTGCCCGTGCGGGTGCAAATGGCACTGAACAGGCTACTGTGACCATGGTTTCATCGGAGGACATTGAGATCCTGGAGCACGCGGGCGAGCTGGTTATTGCCTCGCCAGAGGGCCAGCTCGAGGTGCAGACTGTCATTGTTTAG
- the PGP gene encoding glycerol-3-phosphate phosphatase, giving the protein MAEAEAGGDDARCVRLNAERAQALLADVDTLLFDCDGVLWRGETAVPGAPETLTALRARGKRLGFITNNSSKTREAYAEKLRRLGFGGPAGPGDSPEVFGTAYCTALYLRQRLTGSPAPKAYVLGSAALAAELEAVGVACVGVGPDPLQGDGPGAWLDVPLEPDVRAVVVGFDPHFSYMKLTKAVRYLQQPSCLLVGTNMDNRLPLENGRFIAGTGCLVRAVEMAAERQADIIGKPSRFIFDCVSQEYGINPERTVMVGDRLDTDILLGVSCGLKTILTLTGVSSLRDVKSNQESDCMSKRKMVPDFYVDSIADLLPALQG; this is encoded by the exons ATGGCAGAGGCGGAGGCAGGCGGCGACGACGCCCGCTGCGTGCGGCTGAACGCCGAGCGGGCCCAGGCGCTGCTGGCCGACGTGGACACGCTGCTGTTCGACTGCGACGGCGTGCTGTGGCGCGGCGAGACGGCCGTGCCTGGCGCGCCGGAGACCCTAACGGCGCTGCGGGCCCGTGGCAAACGCCTCGGCTTCATCACCAACAACAGCAGCAAGACCCGTGAGGCCTACGCCGAGAAGCTGCGGCGCCTGGGCTTCGGCGGCCCCGCGGGACCCGGCGACAGCCCTGAGGTCTTCGGCACGGCCTACTGCACCGCGCTCTACCTGCGCCAGCGCCTGACCGGCTCTCCGGCCCCCAAGGCCTACGTGCTGGGCAGCGCAGCGCTGGCCGCGGAGCTGGAGGCCGTGGGCGTCGCCTGCGTGGGCGTGGGGCCGGATCCCCTGCAGGGCGACGGCCCTGGCGCCTGGCTGGACGTGCCGCTCGAGCCCGACGTGCGCGCCGTCGTGGTGGGCTTCGACCCGCACTTCAGCTACATGAAGCTCACCAAGGCCGTGCGTTACTTGCAGCAGCCCAGCTGCCTGCTCGTGGGCACCAACATGGACAACCGGCTCCCCCTCGAGAACGGCCGCTTCATCGCGG GTACCGGTTGTCTGGTCCGAGCCGTGGAGATGGCCGCTGAGCGCCAGGCCGACATTATAGGGAAGCCCAGCCGCTTCATCTTCGACTGCGTGTCCCAGGAGTACGGCATCAACCCCGAGCGCACCGTCATGGTGGGAGATCGCCTGGACACAGACATCCTCCTGGGCGTCTCCTGTGGCCTAAAGACCATCCTCACCCTCACTGGAGTCTCCTCTCTAAGAGATGTGAAGAGTAATCAGGAAAGTGACTGCATGTCTAAAAGGAAAATGGTCCCTGACTTCTATGTTGACAGCATAGCCGACCTTTTGCCTGCCCTTCAAGGTTAA
- the E4F1 gene encoding transcription factor E4F1 isoform X2, whose amino-acid sequence MEGAMAVRVTAAHTAEARAEARREAGEGGVEAASSAALAPGGFLGLPAPFSEEDEDDVHRCGRCQAEFTALEDFVQHKLQKVCQRAPPEALPATPAAAALLGQEVVPAVASPEEPITLAHIVVEAAALTPDISHTPDIDSGHIKEVIVAAEVDPGDNEMAEASGSPDPQGPGLAGQGEQAQLKLLVNEDGRYVCALCHKTFKTGSILKAHMVTHSSRKDHECKLCGASFRTKGSLIRHHRRHTDERPYKCAKCGKSFRESGALTRHLKSLTPCTEKIRFTMSKDVVVGKEDAHAGSGASAVGTVTSSSVIGEPMETSPVIHLVTDAKGTVIHEVHVQMQELPLGMKALTPEPPAPKELPCSSEDSRENLLHQAMQNSGIVLERVTAEEGPLEPVPPAASSAQPLGDGPPELPLLEVEQVETVAHEASVVSRTHLCPQCSETFPTAATLEAHKRSHAGPKLFTCVQCGKAFPKAYLLKKHQEVHVHERRFRCGDCGKLYKTIAHVRGHRRVHSDERPYPCPECGKRYKTKNAQQVHFRTHLEEKPHVCPYCSRGFREKGSLVRHVRHHTGEKPFKCYKCGRGFAEHGTLNRHLRTKGGCLLEVEELLVSEESPTGAATVLDEDPHTVLVEFSSVVADTQEYIIEATTDDTETSEATEIIEGTQTEVDSHIMKVVQQIVHQASAGHQIIVQNVTMDQEAELGPEAAAADTITIATPESLTEQVAMTLASAISEGTVLTARAGANGTEQATVTMVSSEDIEILEHAGELVIASPEGQLEVQTVIV is encoded by the exons ATGGAGGGCGCAATGGCAGTGCGGGTGACGGCCGCTCATACGGCAGAAGCCCGGGCCGAAGCCAGGAGGGAAGCGGGCGAGGGCGGGGTCGAGGCGGCATCGTCGGCGGCCTTAGCTCCTGGCGGCTTCCTCGGCCTCCCGGCGCCCTTTAGCGAGGAAG ATGAGGATGATGTGCACAGATGCGGCCGCTGCCAGGCGGAGTTTACTGCTCTGGAGGACTTTGTTCAGCACAAGCTCCAGAAGGTCTGCCAGCGGGCTCCCCCGGAGGCCCTGCCTGCCACCCCTGCGGCTGCTGCGCTGCTGGGCCAGGAG GTGGTCCCGGCCGTGGCAAGCCCGGAGGAGCCCATCACCTTGGCCCACATTGTTGTGGAGGCAGCTGCTCTGACACCAGACATCAGCCACACACCTGATATTG ACAGTGGACACATCAAAGAGGTCATTGTGGCTGCTGAGGTGGATCCAGGCGACAACGAGATGGCAGAGGCCTCAGGCAGCCCCGATCCTCAGGGGCCCGGGCTGGCCGGGCAGGGTGAACAGGCCCAGCTCAAGCTGCTAGTGAACGAGGATGGCCGCTACGTGTGTGCATTGTGTCACAAGACCTTCAAGACG GGTAGCATCCTCAAGGCCCACATGGTCACCCACAGCAGTCGTAAGGACCACGAGTGCAAGCTATGTGGGGCCTCCTTCCGGACCAAGGGTTCCCTCATCCGGCACCACCGGCGGCACACAG ATGAGCGTCCCTATAAATGTGCCAAGTGTGGAAAGAGCTTCCGGGAGTCAGGTGCACTGACCCGGCACCTCAAGTCTCTCACCCCGTGCACTGAAAAAATCCGATTCACCATGAGCAAGGATGTGGTTGTTGGCAAAGAGGACGCGCATGCAG GGTCTGGTGCCTCCGCCGTGGGGACCGTTACATCATCATCGGTGATAGGCGAGCCCATGGAGACATCACCCGTGATTCATCTGGTGACAGATGCCAAGGGCACTGTCATTCATGAAGTCCATGTCCAGATGCAAGAGCTTCCCCTGGGCATGAAAGCCCTAACCCCAGAG ccccctgcTCCCAAGGAGCTTCCCTGTTCCAGCGAGGACAGTCGGGAGAACCTGCTGCACCAGGCCATGCAGAACTCTGGCATTGTCCTTGAGCGGGTCACTGCGGAGGAGGGGCCCCTGGAACCAGTCCCTCCCGCTGCGTCCAGTGCCCAGCCCCTAGGAGACGGTCCCCCAGAACTGCCGCTGCTGGAGGTGGAGCAGGTGGAGACA GTGGCCCATGAAGCCTCAGTGGTATCCAGGACCCATCTGTGCCCTCAGTGCAGTGAAACCTTCCCGACAGCTGCCACCCTAGAGGCCCACAAAAGGAGCCACGCAG GGCCGAAGCTGTTCACATGTGTGCAGTGTGGCAAGGCCTTCCCCAAGGCCTACCTGCTCAAGAAGCACCAGGAGGTCCACGTGCACGAGCGCCGCTTCCGCTGTGGGGACTGTGGGAAGCTCTACAAGACCATCGCTCACGTGCGCGGCCACCGGCGTGTCCATTCAGATGAGCGGCCCTACCCTTGTCCTGAGTGCGGCAAGCGCTACAAGACCAAG AATGCCCAGCAGGTACACTTCCGGACACACCTGGAAGAGAAGCCGCACGTGTGCCCATATTGCAGCCGAGGCTTCCGGGAGAAGGGCTCACTGGTGCGACATGTTCGCCACCACACGGGCGAGAAACCCTTCAAGTGCTACAAGTGTGGCCGTGGCTTTGCCGAGCATGGCACGCTCAACCGGCACCTGCGCACTAAAG GGGGCTGCCTGCTGGAGGTGGAGGAGCTGCTGGTGTCCGAAGAGAGCCCCACAGGAGCTGCCACTGTCCTCGATGAAGACCCGCACACTGTGTTGGTTGAATTCTCATCCGTGGTGGCTGACACCCAGGAGTACATCATTGAG GCCACCACGGATGATACAGAGACCAGTGAAGCTACAGAGATCATCGAGGGCACCCAGAcagag GTGGATAGCCATATCATGAAGGTGGTGCAGCAGATCGTACACCAGGCCAGCGCCGGGCACCAAATCATTGTGCAGAATGTGACCATGGATCAGGAGGCGGAGCTAGGTCCAGAAGCGGCTGCTGCAGACACCATTACCATTGCCACCCCGGAAAGCCTGACAGAGCAGGTGGCCATGACACTGGCTTCAGCCATCAGCGAGGGCACTGTGCTTACTGCCCGTGCGGGTGCAAATGGCACTGAACAGGCTACTGTGACCATGGTTTCATCGGAGGACATTGAGATCCTGGAGCACGCGGGCGAGCTGGTTATTGCCTCGCCAGAGGGCCAGCTCGAGGTGCAGACTGTCATTGTTTAG
- the E4F1 gene encoding transcription factor E4F1 isoform X3, translated as MEGAMAVRVTAAHTAEARAEARREAGEGGVEAASSAALAPGGFLGLPAPFSEEDEDDVHRCGRCQAEFTALEDFVQHKLQKVCQRAPPEALPATPAAAALLGQEVVPAVASPEEPITLAHIVVEAAALTPDISHTPDIDSGHIKEVIVAAEVDPGDNEMAEASGSPDPQGPGLAGQGEQAQLKLLVNEDGRYVCALCHKTFKTGSILKAHMVTHSSRKDHECKLCGASFRTKGSLIRHHRRHTDERPYKCAKCGKSFRESGALTRHLKSLTPCTEKIRFTMSKDVVVGKEDAHAGSGASAVGTVTSSSVIGEPMETSPVIHLVTDAKGTVIHEVHVQMQELPLGMKALTPEVAHEASVVSRTHLCPQCSETFPTAATLEAHKRSHAGPKLFTCVQCGKAFPKAYLLKKHQEVHVHERRFRCGDCGKLYKTIAHVRGHRRVHSDERPYPCPECGKRYKTKNAQQVHFRTHLEEKPHVCPYCSRGFREKGSLVRHVRHHTGEKPFKCYKCGRGFAEHGTLNRHLRTKGGCLLEVEELLVSEESPTGAATVLDEDPHTVLVEFSSVVADTQEYIIEATTDDTETSEATEIIEGTQTEVDSHIMKVVQQIVHQASAGHQIIVQNVTMDQEAELGPEAAAADTITIATPESLTEQVAMTLASAISEGTVLTARAGANGTEQATVTMVSSEDIEILEHAGELVIASPEGQLEVQTVIV; from the exons ATGGAGGGCGCAATGGCAGTGCGGGTGACGGCCGCTCATACGGCAGAAGCCCGGGCCGAAGCCAGGAGGGAAGCGGGCGAGGGCGGGGTCGAGGCGGCATCGTCGGCGGCCTTAGCTCCTGGCGGCTTCCTCGGCCTCCCGGCGCCCTTTAGCGAGGAAG ATGAGGATGATGTGCACAGATGCGGCCGCTGCCAGGCGGAGTTTACTGCTCTGGAGGACTTTGTTCAGCACAAGCTCCAGAAGGTCTGCCAGCGGGCTCCCCCGGAGGCCCTGCCTGCCACCCCTGCGGCTGCTGCGCTGCTGGGCCAGGAG GTGGTCCCGGCCGTGGCAAGCCCGGAGGAGCCCATCACCTTGGCCCACATTGTTGTGGAGGCAGCTGCTCTGACACCAGACATCAGCCACACACCTGATATTG ACAGTGGACACATCAAAGAGGTCATTGTGGCTGCTGAGGTGGATCCAGGCGACAACGAGATGGCAGAGGCCTCAGGCAGCCCCGATCCTCAGGGGCCCGGGCTGGCCGGGCAGGGTGAACAGGCCCAGCTCAAGCTGCTAGTGAACGAGGATGGCCGCTACGTGTGTGCATTGTGTCACAAGACCTTCAAGACG GGTAGCATCCTCAAGGCCCACATGGTCACCCACAGCAGTCGTAAGGACCACGAGTGCAAGCTATGTGGGGCCTCCTTCCGGACCAAGGGTTCCCTCATCCGGCACCACCGGCGGCACACAG ATGAGCGTCCCTATAAATGTGCCAAGTGTGGAAAGAGCTTCCGGGAGTCAGGTGCACTGACCCGGCACCTCAAGTCTCTCACCCCGTGCACTGAAAAAATCCGATTCACCATGAGCAAGGATGTGGTTGTTGGCAAAGAGGACGCGCATGCAG GGTCTGGTGCCTCCGCCGTGGGGACCGTTACATCATCATCGGTGATAGGCGAGCCCATGGAGACATCACCCGTGATTCATCTGGTGACAGATGCCAAGGGCACTGTCATTCATGAAGTCCATGTCCAGATGCAAGAGCTTCCCCTGGGCATGAAAGCCCTAACCCCAGAG GTGGCCCATGAAGCCTCAGTGGTATCCAGGACCCATCTGTGCCCTCAGTGCAGTGAAACCTTCCCGACAGCTGCCACCCTAGAGGCCCACAAAAGGAGCCACGCAG GGCCGAAGCTGTTCACATGTGTGCAGTGTGGCAAGGCCTTCCCCAAGGCCTACCTGCTCAAGAAGCACCAGGAGGTCCACGTGCACGAGCGCCGCTTCCGCTGTGGGGACTGTGGGAAGCTCTACAAGACCATCGCTCACGTGCGCGGCCACCGGCGTGTCCATTCAGATGAGCGGCCCTACCCTTGTCCTGAGTGCGGCAAGCGCTACAAGACCAAG AATGCCCAGCAGGTACACTTCCGGACACACCTGGAAGAGAAGCCGCACGTGTGCCCATATTGCAGCCGAGGCTTCCGGGAGAAGGGCTCACTGGTGCGACATGTTCGCCACCACACGGGCGAGAAACCCTTCAAGTGCTACAAGTGTGGCCGTGGCTTTGCCGAGCATGGCACGCTCAACCGGCACCTGCGCACTAAAG GGGGCTGCCTGCTGGAGGTGGAGGAGCTGCTGGTGTCCGAAGAGAGCCCCACAGGAGCTGCCACTGTCCTCGATGAAGACCCGCACACTGTGTTGGTTGAATTCTCATCCGTGGTGGCTGACACCCAGGAGTACATCATTGAG GCCACCACGGATGATACAGAGACCAGTGAAGCTACAGAGATCATCGAGGGCACCCAGAcagag GTGGATAGCCATATCATGAAGGTGGTGCAGCAGATCGTACACCAGGCCAGCGCCGGGCACCAAATCATTGTGCAGAATGTGACCATGGATCAGGAGGCGGAGCTAGGTCCAGAAGCGGCTGCTGCAGACACCATTACCATTGCCACCCCGGAAAGCCTGACAGAGCAGGTGGCCATGACACTGGCTTCAGCCATCAGCGAGGGCACTGTGCTTACTGCCCGTGCGGGTGCAAATGGCACTGAACAGGCTACTGTGACCATGGTTTCATCGGAGGACATTGAGATCCTGGAGCACGCGGGCGAGCTGGTTATTGCCTCGCCAGAGGGCCAGCTCGAGGTGCAGACTGTCATTGTTTAG